One region of Glycine max cultivar Williams 82 chromosome 9, Glycine_max_v4.0, whole genome shotgun sequence genomic DNA includes:
- the LOC100780363 gene encoding uncharacterized protein: MEWRTCYLDMTLIPLGLLINIGYHVWLCYKVRTQASLTIFGIDADGRCSWVPAMIKDIEKNNIVAIQNIRNMIMGSIFMASTSILLCCGLGAMISSTYSVKKPLIDSIYGAHGEFVLALKYATLFTIFLFSFLFHSLSVRFLTQLSILICTPQDAIMTLVTPKYLTELLRKATFLNIVGNRILHTGLALLLWICGPVMAFLCSVAMLLVLHKLDFVARKEKIKVGITEESGTQPEI, translated from the exons ATGGAGTGGAGGACATGTTATCTGGATATGACACTGATACCTTTGGGGTTACTCATAAACATTGGCTACCATGTTTGGTTATGTTATAAGGTCAGGACACAGGCTTCCTTAACCATCTTCGGAATAGATGCCGATGGCCGGTGTTCGTGGGTTCCTGCCATGATCAAG GATATTGAAAAGAATAACATTGTAGCTATCCAAAATATTCGGAACATGATCATGGGATCAATCTTTATGGCCAGCACAAGCATCCTTCTCTGCTGTGGCCTTGGAGCAATGATAAGCAGCACCTACAGTGTGAAGAAGCCTCTCATTGACTCAATTTATGGAGCACACGGGGAATTTGTATTGGCACTAAAATATGCAACCCTCTTTACAATATTCTTATTCTCATTTCTCTTTCACTCTCTCTCAGTTAGGTTTCTCACCCAGTTAAGCATTCTCATTTGCACACCACAAGATGCCATCATGACCTTGGTTACCCCAAAGTATTTGACTGAGCTATTAAGAAAGGCCACTTTTTTGAATATTGTGGGAAACAGGATTTTACACACAGGACTTGCCCTTCTCCTTTGGATCTGTGGACCAGTGATGGCATTCTTGTGTTCAGttgccatgttgttggtgcttCATAAGCTGGACTTTGTGgctagaaaagaaaagataaaggtTGGAATTACCGAAGAAAGTGGCACACAGCCTGAGATTTGA